TAACCAAAATTAACCCTTTTGCTATTGGCCGGGATATGGAAGAAGCTGGGAAGCAAGTCCTGGAGTTTTACTATAAGTCAGGGCTTATTAAGCCCGGGACTGAACAGGCGAAGATGCTAGCTGATACTTTTGCTCAAATGCCGAAAATAGCAGAGCTGTTATTTCCTGGAGCAATTATTATTTCTTCCTTAATTTTTGCCTATTTAACCTTTATTATTACGAAAAAGCTTTTAAAACGGCTTGGGTACGATTATCCCGATTTACCACCTTTTCGCTTCTGGCGGATGCCAATATGGGTACTAGTGGTAATGGCGGTTGGCGTACTGATGTTTTCGGGTTTTGCCAAGTATCCGCTTCTAAGCAAAATTGGTTTTAACCTTATATATATTACCGGCTTTTTGTTTTTTGTAAGCGGACTTAGTATAACCGTTTTTGCCTTTAAAAACGACGTAATACCGCCTCTTTGGCGTACCTTTTTAATTGTTTTTGGGATTTTATATCCACCTATGGCGATGTGGTTTATATTGGTTCTGGGAATGTCCGATACATTATTTGATTTTCGGAAAAAGTTTAGGGAATCCGGGAGGGTGAATGATGAAGGTAATTCTACTAACTGAAGTGAAAAAGCTTGGAAAAAAAGGGGATGTGGTGGAAGTAGCCGAAGGCTATGGCCGGAACTACCTGATAGCCAAAGGTCTTGCGGTAGAGGCTACCGAAGGGAAATTAAAAGAATTAAAGGAGCAAAAAGAGGCTAGAGACCGCCGGAAAGAAAAAGAACTGATGGAAGCACGGGCCCTGGCGGAAAAGATAAAAAGTATCGAAGTAGTTTTATACGGTAAATGTGGTGAAAACGGTAAGCTTTTTGGGGCTATTACCAGTAAAGATATAGCTGATGCTTTGGAAGGGGCCCATAAAATAAAAATTGACAAAAGGAAAATTGAACTTAAAGAAAACATCAAAGCTCTAGGAGTTTATCCGGTGGATATAAAGCTTCATCCGGAGGTTTCAACCAGGCTTAAAGTAGTGGTTAAAGAAGAAGGAAGGGGTTAAAATTGAAATTTTTTTTACTGCCCAAAGAACGGCGGGAATTAGAAAAAAAAGTCGAACTAGTTGGAAATGTTTTAACCAATTTATATGGTCCAGATAAGCTTATTTTAAAAGCTGCTAAAGTAGAAGCGTTAAAACTAATTCAATCAGAAAAATTAGAAGAAAAGGTTTTGGGTTTTCAGAAAATCGTCTTTGAAGACCCGTCGTTAAATCGGGTACCGGCTAGTGGCGAGCTTTCCGAGATTTTAGAAAAAATTGAAGATCAGATAGCAGACATCTTAGCCCGCCGGACGGTAGAAGAAGATTTAGAACGTAAAGTAGAGCGGAAGATGCAAGAACGCCACGAAGAGTATTTAGACGAAATTCGGCGCCAGGTCTTAAAAGAAAACGGAAACGTAGAAAACGCTCAAACCCTAAAGAAACTAGCCCACCTGGAAAAGTTGGAAGAAACGAAAATTGCTGCGACTGCTATGTCGTTTTTACGTCCTCAAAGCTTTTCGGAAATAGTAGGACAGGAGCGGGCGATTCGAGCCCTTCTGGCCAAATTGTCTTCGCCTTTTCCGCAGCATATTCTTTTATATGGGCCTCCGGGTGTAGGTAAAACCACCGCTGCCCGGCTATGCTTGGAAGAAGCGAAAAAGCGGAAAGGGTCGCCTTTTGCTCCGGATGCTCCCTTTATCGAGGTGGATGGAACTACTTTGCGCTGGGATCCCCGGGAAGTAACCAACCCCCTTTTGGGTTCGGTGCATGACCCTATCTACCAGGGTGCCCGGCGAGATTTAGCGGAAACGGGAGTACCGGAACCCAAGCTTGGACTTGTGACCGAAGCCCACGGTGGGATTTTGTTTATCGATGAAATTGGGGAACTTGACCCTCTTTTACAAAATAAGCTTTTAAAAGTTTTAGAAGATAAACGGGTGTTTTTTGACTCCGCCTACTACGACCCCGATGACCCCAATGTTCCCAAGTACATTAAAAAAATCTTTGAGGAAGGTGCTCCGGCCGATTTTATTTTAATTGGGGCTACGACCCGCTCACCGGAAGAAATAAATCCGGCGCTAAGGTCTCGCTGCGCTGAAATCTTTTTTGAGCCCTTGGGGCCTGTAGAAATAAAGGAGATTGTTTTAAATGCCGCCCAAAAGCTAAATGTCAAACTTGCTCCAAATGTGCCGGAGTTAATTGCCGGCTATACGGTGGAAGGGCGAAAGGCGGTTAACATCTTGGCCGATGGTTACGCAGTTGCTCGGTTTAAAAATCCAGATGCGGGCAATTTAACAATTACTGTCGATGATATATTAGAGGTAGTTAGCGTAAGTCGAATTACTCCCAATAATTTAGTTAAGGGTAGCGATACCTATGAAATAGGTAAAGTATTTGGTTTAGGGGTATATCAATACTTGGGGTCGGTTTTAGAGATTGAGGGGATAGCGTTTGATGCCAAAACTCCCGGACGGGGAACAGTACGGTTTAACGATACCGCCGGCTCCATGGCTAAAGATTCGGTATTTAACGCTTTGTCTTCTATCCGAAAAATCACTGGCCTTGATCCCCAAAATTATGACCTCCACGTAAACGTAATAGGGGGAGGGAATATTGACGGCCCGTCGGCCGGAGCGGCTTTGTTTTTGGTGATGTATTCAGCTATTACCAAAACTCCTCTCCGCCAGGATATTGCTATTACCGGGGAGATTTCGGTACATGGCCGGATTAAACCAGTGGGAGGTATTCCGGAAAAGATTTACGGAGCCAAACAGGCAGGAATTAATACCGTATTAATACCGCATGATAAT
The genomic region above belongs to Carboxydothermus pertinax and contains:
- a CDS encoding YybS family protein yields the protein MNSTRQLVEGAFLAAITAVLVILSVYFPPLAVVIDFITPVPIAVLVVRHSTKVGILAVGVAAILPLLTMADPLSVLTVLFKTGPLGLVYGYFIKRNLKPTLTVTAGMVAGTIGTVLTWGVTFFLTKINPFAIGRDMEEAGKQVLEFYYKSGLIKPGTEQAKMLADTFAQMPKIAELLFPGAIIISSLIFAYLTFIITKKLLKRLGYDYPDLPPFRFWRMPIWVLVVMAVGVLMFSGFAKYPLLSKIGFNLIYITGFLFFVSGLSITVFAFKNDVIPPLWRTFLIVFGILYPPMAMWFILVLGMSDTLFDFRKKFRESGRVNDEGNSTN
- the rplI gene encoding 50S ribosomal protein L9; translated protein: MKVILLTEVKKLGKKGDVVEVAEGYGRNYLIAKGLAVEATEGKLKELKEQKEARDRRKEKELMEARALAEKIKSIEVVLYGKCGENGKLFGAITSKDIADALEGAHKIKIDKRKIELKENIKALGVYPVDIKLHPEVSTRLKVVVKEEGRG
- the lonC gene encoding Lon family ATP-dependent protease, which encodes MKFFLLPKERRELEKKVELVGNVLTNLYGPDKLILKAAKVEALKLIQSEKLEEKVLGFQKIVFEDPSLNRVPASGELSEILEKIEDQIADILARRTVEEDLERKVERKMQERHEEYLDEIRRQVLKENGNVENAQTLKKLAHLEKLEETKIAATAMSFLRPQSFSEIVGQERAIRALLAKLSSPFPQHILLYGPPGVGKTTAARLCLEEAKKRKGSPFAPDAPFIEVDGTTLRWDPREVTNPLLGSVHDPIYQGARRDLAETGVPEPKLGLVTEAHGGILFIDEIGELDPLLQNKLLKVLEDKRVFFDSAYYDPDDPNVPKYIKKIFEEGAPADFILIGATTRSPEEINPALRSRCAEIFFEPLGPVEIKEIVLNAAQKLNVKLAPNVPELIAGYTVEGRKAVNILADGYAVARFKNPDAGNLTITVDDILEVVSVSRITPNNLVKGSDTYEIGKVFGLGVYQYLGSVLEIEGIAFDAKTPGRGTVRFNDTAGSMAKDSVFNALSSIRKITGLDPQNYDLHVNVIGGGNIDGPSAGAALFLVMYSAITKTPLRQDIAITGEISVHGRIKPVGGIPEKIYGAKQAGINTVLIPHDNLKDVPRGLLGIKVVPVKTVEEVVEIATQKPLFNSGANTLTTRAV